The sequence below is a genomic window from Streptosporangium lutulentum.
GTCCCAGTTGTTGAAGTCACCGACCAGGGAAATCCCACCGATGGACTTGTCGTTCGGTACGACAAAGGTGAGTTTGACCTGCCCGTTTTTCATGGGCTTGCCACGCTTGATCACTGAAGTCCTCCTGACATCACTGCCTCCATGGATAGCTCGCCGTGATCTTGTTAACGGAAAGACGTGAAGATCACGTCAACTGCCCGAATCGCGCCCTCCATGACGGGTCGCGATCGGGAGGCCGACGTTCAGTCACGGCCGAGCCGTCGATCCACCTGGATCGTTACCGTCCGCTACGGGAGGACAACCCGGGCAAACCAACTTTTGATCAGTATTACGTCCGACCTTGACCAGGTCATGATCGTTGGCGGGTTCGGGGGGTGTGGCGGGAACTTTCCCCGGAAGTGTGACAAGGTCGGCCGCGTGGTCGCCGTCCGCCAAAATGGTGGGGTGGACGTACGGCCGATCTCCCCGTCGCTGCTGGTCGAGGAACTCGCCGACCGGATAGCCTCCGCGCCCCGTGAGTCCTGGGTGCGGGTCGCGCTCGACGGCGCGCCGGCGGCGCGGCCGGGCGAGCTCGCGGACGCGCTGGCGGGCCCGCTCCGCCTCCGCGGCCGGGAGGTTCTCCGGGTGTCCTCCACCGACTTCCTGCGCCCGGCGTCGCTGCGTTTCGAGCACGGCCGGACCGATCCGGACGCCTTCTACACGGACTGGCTCGATGCCGGGGCTCTGACGCGTGAGGTGCTGGGGCCGCTCGAACCGGGCCGGTCGGGAAAGGTCCTGCCCACGCTGTGGGACAGCGTCGTCGACAGAGCCACCCGCGCGCCCTACGTCACCCTGCCCGAGGGCGGGGTGCTGCTGCTGGACGGGGCCCTGCTGCTCGGTCAGGGACTGCCGTTCGACCTGGCCGTGCACCTGTCGCTCTCATCCGGCGCGCTCGCCCGGCGGACCGCCGAGGAATGGCGGTGGACGTTGCCCGCCTACACGCGATACGAGGAGGAGGCCGCACCGGCGAGCGTCGCCGACGTGGTCGTCAGGGTCGACGACCCGAGACATCCGGCGGTGGTCACCCGGCGATGAGCGCGCGGCGCCGACCGGCCGGGAGCCGGGGATGGGAAGGGGGCCCCGCCGAAAGACGGGACGCGCCCCCCGGACGCGTCCCGTCCCCGAATGTTCGGCCGTCGTGCTCACACTCCGGCGCGTGACGGCATCCTGCCCTCGTTGTAGGACTCGCTGAGCTTCTCCTGCTCCATGGGCCGCTGGTCCATGTGGGTCTCCTCGATCCGCAGCGCGACCCCGATCGCGAAGAAGGTCGGCGCCCATTCGCCGACGAAGATCCCCCAGCGGTCCGCCCGATCCGTCCCGGCGTTCTCGGCCGCCTGGGAGGTCAGCCACGATGCGACCGACAGGCCGATCGACGCGATTCCGGCCATGTACATGACGTTCGAACTCACGCCCATCTTGTGAAGCATGCTGATCATTTTGTCCCCCTGGTGATGGTTCGTTCTTATCGTTACCCCATGCTCTGGTGTGTAACCGAAAGTGATGAACCGCAGGTGGTGGCGTGGCGTTCCGATGGAAGGCGCCGGTGACGGCCTGACCGCTCCTATTCGAGGCGTTTGAGTAACTCATCCCGCCAGCTCTCCAGCTCGGCGACACGCTCCTCCTGCTCGTCGGCCAGGTTGATCATCATTGCCCGCTCGGTGGCGTCCGTCGGGCCGAGGTCGCCGACCTGGTCGCGGAGCTCGGCGGCTTCGGCGCGAAGTCGCGCCAGGTCCTCCTCGACCTGCCGGAGTTCTTCCTGAGTGCTCATCCGGGGTCAATACCCCTGTCTCCGGGCCCGACTCCACGCGTCCGGCTCCTTGAAGGAACCGAACCGGCCCGGCCGGTGTAACTTCCGCATGAGACGAATCCCGCCACTCCTGGCGATCATCGTTCCCCTGCTGGTGATGGCTCTCGCGGCGCCGGCGCGGGCCGGCGGCTGGGCGATCACCTCCATGGACCCGGTCCCGGCCGGAATACGCCCCGGCACGACCTACACGCTCGGCTTCTGGCTGCTTCAGCACGGTACGCACCCCTACGACGGGACCGACCTGGGGGAGGTCGGGCTGAGGTTCACCGACGGGAAGAAGACCCTCATGTTCCCCGGCGTGCCGTTGAAGGAACCGGCCCACTACGCCGCGGCAGTCTCCCTGCCGGCGGGCACCTGGCAGGTGGAGGGCGTCCAGGGATGGTTCTCGCCCTACAAGGTCGGCACCCTCGCCGTGCCGGGGAACCTGACGCTCGCCCCCGTTCCCGAAGACCTCAGGCGGGCGATCGCCGCACAGGCCCCGCAGGACCACTGGGGCGAGATCCGCCCGCCCGGCATCCCACGCGGCGACGCCGTCCCCCTGCCCGACACCTCCCGGCCCGCCGCCGCCTCGCCCGCGCCCGCCGCGAAGGCGCTCGACGGCGTGACCACGGTCGCGGTCGTGGAGCCGGACTTCCGGTGGCGCACACCGCACACGCTGGTGGCGCTCCTGGGGCTCGCCGCCCTCACGGTCGTGGCCTACCGGCTGCGGCGGCGCTGAGCAGGCGCCCGGTCCCGCCCGGAGAGCCGGCGGGGTCCGGGGGGGAGTCCCGGCGCTGAACCCGGCACGCCGGCAGTGCGTATCTCCGCCTGAACGCGAGCTCAGAGGAGAACCATGAACGACGTCACGGCCTCCGTGAGGACTCTCAGCCTCCCCGCCGCCCCAGCGTGCCCGCCGTGGTGCGAGCGCGAGCACCCCACCACCTACGTCACCCACACGGCCGATGTCGCCGAGCTGGAGAACGCCGACGGATCCACCGTGGTGATCACACTCTCCCAGCACCTCCAGCCGGGCTACGTGGGGGAGCGGGTCGTGCGGGTCTACACCTGCGTGGGCGAGGAGGCCACCATCGCCGACCTGCCACCGCACTCCGCCGAGGCCCTCGGGCGCTCGATCGCCGCCTTCTCCCCGGACGGGTCCATGCGCGCGTACGGCCTGGCCCTGCGGAGGGCCGCCGCCCGCCTGCTCCTTCCCTCCCCGGCCCGGCCCCGGGCCGGGGAGGGCGCGCCCGCGTCCCGGCCGGGCGAGAACCCCGGCCCCGCTCCCACCGGGTCGCACTCGCAGGAGAGGCTGTTCCGGATAGCGTTCCTGTCCGGTTACCTCAACGCGGCGAGGACCCCGCCGATCCTGGACGGAGGCGTCGTCGAACACCGGCTCGGCCAGGTGCTGTCGCCGAGGGAGACGGGGGAGCTCCGCGACATCGTGCGCGGCATGCTGACGCGCCGGGCGGCCGCGGGAGTGTCCGGCGACGACGGATGGGCGGTGAACCGATGAGGGCCGCCGTCCGTACCTCGAGGATGTCGACACATTCACGCCAGGCCGGTGTCGCGAGGAACGTCCGGGCGATCGCCGCGACGGCCCTCGCCCTCTCGCTCTCCCTCGCCTGCAGCGGAGACCCGGCCACCGGCGAACCCCGGGCCGCGGGCGAGGCGATCCCGGCGGCCGTGCCGTCCGGCCCGCCGCCCACCGTCGAGGAGCTGGCGGGCAGGGTGGACTGCGAGCCCGACATCCAGGTCGACGCCGTCGACATGCGTCAGGGGTACTGCGAGACCTCCGTCGGCCGGTTCTTCGTGACGACCTTCGTCACGCAGAGCGGCAAGGACCAGTGGATGGACACGGCGCCGGAGTACAACCCCCACCTCGTCGGCAACCTCTGGACGGTGCTCGCGAGCCGGAAGGTGCTGGACGAGCTCCGCGAGGAGCTCGGCGGCGACCTGCACCTGACCGACCACAGAGTGACCCCGGCCCCGGCCGTGACCCCGGCCGGGTGACGGCCGCCGGTCGGCGTGCCCGCTACCAGGTGACCGGGATGCGGGTGAACCCTCCGGAGAGCGACGCCTCGCGCTCCACCAGCTCCCCGGCGGGGACGGCGAGGGCCAGGGTGGGAAAGCGGCGGAACAGGCCGGTGAACACCGACCGCAGCTCCACCCTGGCCAGACTCGCCCCGATGCAGTACCGGGCCGCGTAGCCGAACGAGAGCTGCGGGTCGCCGAGGGGACGGCCGATGTCGAAACGGTCGGGTTCGGGGAAGACCCGCTCGTCGCGGTTGGCCGACATCGTGACGATGACCACCGCCTCGCCGCGCCTGATCGTCACGCCGCCGATGGTCACGTCCTCGTGGGCGTACCGGGGCAGGCCGTGGTTGCCCGGCGCGGCCATCCGCAGGATCTCCTCCACCGCCCCGTCCGTCAGCGACGGGTCGGCGATCAGGGCGTCGCGCTGCGAGGGGTTGGAGAGCATCAGCAGCACGCCGTAGTCGATCCGGTTGACCGTCGTCTCGTGACCGGCGAACAGCAGTCCCGCCGCGAGCGAGGAGATCTCGTCGTCGGACGCGTCCATGGTGGCCAGGTCGGAGAACACGTCGTCGGCCGGGTTCGCCCGCTTGCCGATCAGGATCTCGCGGGTGTAGCCGGTCAGCTCGGCCTTCGCCGCCCCGGCCCGCCGCCGATCGCTCAGGTCCGTCATCGCGTCGGCCAGCTTCCTGAAGTATCTGCGGTCGCCGTACGGCACGCCGAGGAGCTCGCAGATCACCAGCACGGGCAGCGGCAGGGAGAGCTCCTCCCGCAGGTCCACCGGGGGCGGCAGCTCCGCCATGCGGTCGAGCAGGCCGTCGACGAGCTCCTGGACGTGGGGCCCGAGGGCGCTCATCCGGCGGGCGGAGAAGGCCGGGACGAGCATCCGGCGCATCCGATCGTGTTCGGCCTTCTCGGTCTCGATGGCGCCGCTCGGACCGCCGATCAGCACCGAGTCGGAGATGCGCGCGGCCCTGTCCGGATCGGGGGACGAACGGCCGAGACGCGGATCGGCGAAGGCCTGCCTGGCCTCCTCGTAGCCGGAGACCAGCCAGGCGAGGTCGCCCGCCTGGGTGCGAACCCGGGTCACCGGCCGGGTGGTCCGCAGCGTCCGGTACATCTCCGGCACCTCAAGCGGGTCCTCCCGCTCGAAGGGCAGTCTCGGCAGGCCGGTGGGATCGATGTGACCGGTGTGATCGGCGAGGCGGTCGTCCATGGCCGGAGACACCTCCTGGGGCTCGACGTCACGTGCACCTTCGAACGTGCCACCCGTGGGAGCGTTCGGCAAGGTGCCACGACCACAGGCTCTCACCTGCGCGTTCGTCCGTGCGGAGGGTGTGGGGGCGCGCGGTCGGCGCCGCGGGGAAGGAGGCTCGCGCGGCCGGGCCCGGGGAGGCGCCCGGCGCGTCCGGCCTCACGGCCTCGCAGGGAGGCGAGACCGGCCGTCCGGGGCGCGGCCCGAACAGGCGGGGCGGCGCGTGCCGTAAATCATTCTTGGTCTTGACTATTCCGTGGGATTAATGATTACACTCCGAAGCCATGCGGATTCGGAGCGAGACGTCACCGTCGGGGTCGCGCGCCGGAGACGCCGGGTCCGGATCCCCTGTCCGGGCGTGGTCGCGGCGGACGAGCCGGTGCGTCGGGCGCTCCACTCCCCGGGGGCGGGTTCCCCTACTCTTCGTGGCCGTCGCACGACGTTCCGCTTGCCAGTGCTTCCGGAAGGGCAGATCGTCCCTGTCGTAGATCCCGAGGTGCTCACGATCAGCCGACCACTTCTCACCCACCGCATTCGACCAGGGGGAACCACTGATGGGACGCGTAATACTGGCAGCTCCGCGTGGATACTGCGCGGGCGTCGAACGGGCCGTCGTCACCGTGGAGGAGGCACTGCGGCGGTACGGCCCGCCGGTGTACGTCCGTAAGCAGATCGTGCACAACACCTTCGTGGTGGGAGATCTCACCCGGCGCGGCGCGGTGTTCGTCGACGAGCTCGACGAGGTACCCGACGACGCGCTCGTCATCTTCTCCGCCCACGGCGTCTCCCCGGCGGTCAAGGAGCAGGCCCGGGAGCGCGGGCTGCGCACCATCGACGCGACCTGCCCGCTGGTCACCAAGGTCCACAAGGAGGCCGTACGGTTCGCCGAGGTGGGATACGAGATCGTCCTCATCGGCCACGCCGAGCACGAGGAGGTGGAGGGCACCATCGGTGAGGCCCCCGACCACATGCACCTCGTCGACCCCGGGCGCCCCGACGACCTCCAGTTGCCGAAGGGCACGCCGGTGGGCTGGCTCTCCCAGACCACCCTGTCGGTCGACGAGACCATGACCGCAGTCAGGCGCCTTCGCGAGCGCTTCCCGGACCTGGTCGACCCGCCGAGCGACGACATCTGCTACGCCAGCCAGAACCGGCAGGAGGCCGTCGCCAGGATCGCCCCGCACTGCGATCTCGTCGTCGTGGTCGGGTCCTCCAACTCCTCCAACTCGCAGAGGCTGGTCGAGGTCGCCCTGGGAGCGGGAGCCCGCACCTCCTACCTGGTGGATCAGGCCGGCGACGCCGACGAACGCTGGCTCGACGGCGTGGAGACGGTCGGCGTCAGCTCCGGGGCCTCCGTCCCCGAACACCTGGTCGCGGAGCTGCTGGACTGGCTCGCGGAGCGGGGCTACACCGACACGGAGTCGGTGACGCTGACCGAGGAGACCCTGACGTTCTCCCTGCCCCAAGAGCTCCGGTAGCGGGGCCGGCGGTTCCCGGATCCTCGGGTTTTCCCGGTTTCCCGCGGCCCCCGCGGCTCCCGTGGATGAGACGGGCGGTGTCCGGCGTGACGGAACCGGCCGCCCCGCACGACCGGAGGCGGCCGCGTCCCCGCCCGGATGCCGCGCGACCTGGCGACGACCATCAAGCAAGGAAGGAAGGACATGCAACAACCCTTCGAGCTCCCCGACTTCTATCTGCCGTATCCCGCCAGGCTGAATCCCCATCTGGAGACCGCCCGCGAGCACACCAGGGGCTGGGCCCACGACATGGGCATGCTCGACCCCGACCTCGGCGTCTGGGACGAGCGGAAGCTGGAGGCCATGGACTACGGCCTGATGTGCGCCTACACCCACCCCGACGCCGACGCCCCCGAGCTCGACCTCATCACCGACTGGTACGTGTGGGTGTTCTTCTTCGACGACCACTTCCTGGAGATCTTCAAACGCAGCGGTGACCTGGCCGGGGGCAGGAAGTATCTCGACAGGCTGGCGGCGTTCATGCCGGTGCACCCCACCGGTCCCCCTCCCGCCCCGGAGAATCCGGTGGAGCGCGGCCTGGCCGACCTGTGGGCCCGCACGATCCCCGCCATGTCCGAGGCGTGGCGGATCCGGTTCGTCGAAAGCACCACGAACCTCCTCAACGAGTCCCTGTGGGAGCTCGCCAACATCAACGAGGGCCGGATCTCCAACCCGATCGAGTACATCGAGATGCGGCGCAAGGTCGGCGGAGCCCCCTGGTCCGCCAACCTGGTCGAGCACGCCGTGGGCGCCGAGGTGCCCGCCCGCATCGCCGGCACCCGGCCCATGCGCGTGCTGAGCGACACCTTCTCCGACGCGGTGCACCTGCGGAACGACCTCTTCTCCTACCAGCGGGAGGTCGAGGAAGAGGGCGAGCTCAGCAACGGCGTGCTGGTCTTCGAGCGCTTCCTCGGCTACGACACCCAGCGGGCCGCCGACGCCGTCAACGACCTGATCACCTCCCGGCTGCACCAGTTCGAGAACACCGCCCTCACCGAGCTGCCCCCGCTCTTCGAGGAGCACGGCCTGGATCTGAAGGCCCGCCTGGACGCCTTCGCGTACGTCAAGGGACTCCAGGACTGGCAGTCGGGCGGCCACGAGTGGCACATGCGCTCCAGCCGTTACATGAACGGGGGCGCGGAGACCGCACCGTCCCCGTGGAACGTTCCCGGCCTCGGCGGTCCCACGGGACTGGGCACCTCGGCGGCGCGCGTCAGGCTGGCGCCCGGGGTGACGGGCCCGGGGGGCGTCAGGAGCTTCACCCACGTCCCGTACGAGCAGGTGGGGCCGGTGCCGCTGCCCGAGTTCCACATGCCGTTCCCCGCCCGGATGAATCCCCGCGTGGACACCGCGCGCCGCAACACCGCGAAATGGGTGCGCGAGATGGGGATGTTCGAACCGCTGCCGGGCTTTCCCGGGTTGGTCATCTGGAACGAGCACAAGCTCGACTCCTATGACTTCGCCGTCTGCGCCGGGGCGCTCGACCCGGACGCGCCCGGCCCCCAGCTCGACCTGTCGACGTGCTGGCTCGCCTGGGGGACCTACGCCGACGACTACTTCCCGGTGGTCTTCGGGCCCCGCCGCGACATGATCGGCGCCAAGGCGCAGAACGGGCGGCTGTCGGCGTTCATGCCGCTGGATCTCGGTGCCACCCCGCCGCCGGCGAACCCGCTGGAACGCGGACTGGCCGACCTGTGGTCCCGTACGGCGTCCTCGATGCCGATGGCGGCGCGGGGCCGGTTCCGCCAGGCCGTCGAGGACATGACGGAGAGCTGGCTGTGGGAGCTCGCCAACCACATCCAGAACCGCATTCCCGACCCGATCGACTACATCGAGATGCGTCGCAAGACCTTCGGCTCGGACCTCACGATGAGCCTGTCGCGGCTGGCCCACGACGAGACGGTGCCGCCGGAGATCTACCGGACGAGCACGATGCGCGGGCTGGACAACTCGGCCGCCGACTACGCCTGCCTGACCAACGACATCTT
It includes:
- a CDS encoding family 2 encapsulin nanocompartment cargo protein terpene cyclase, with product MQQPFELPDFYLPYPARLNPHLETAREHTRGWAHDMGMLDPDLGVWDERKLEAMDYGLMCAYTHPDADAPELDLITDWYVWVFFFDDHFLEIFKRSGDLAGGRKYLDRLAAFMPVHPTGPPPAPENPVERGLADLWARTIPAMSEAWRIRFVESTTNLLNESLWELANINEGRISNPIEYIEMRRKVGGAPWSANLVEHAVGAEVPARIAGTRPMRVLSDTFSDAVHLRNDLFSYQREVEEEGELSNGVLVFERFLGYDTQRAADAVNDLITSRLHQFENTALTELPPLFEEHGLDLKARLDAFAYVKGLQDWQSGGHEWHMRSSRYMNGGAETAPSPWNVPGLGGPTGLGTSAARVRLAPGVTGPGGVRSFTHVPYEQVGPVPLPEFHMPFPARMNPRVDTARRNTAKWVREMGMFEPLPGFPGLVIWNEHKLDSYDFAVCAGALDPDAPGPQLDLSTCWLAWGTYADDYFPVVFGPRRDMIGAKAQNGRLSAFMPLDLGATPPPANPLERGLADLWSRTASSMPMAARGRFRQAVEDMTESWLWELANHIQNRIPDPIDYIEMRRKTFGSDLTMSLSRLAHDETVPPEIYRTSTMRGLDNSAADYACLTNDIFSYQKEIQFEGELHNCVLVVQNFLNCDLRQAVDIVNDLMTSRIRQFQHIVDTELPVLFTNFDLDESAQEVLNGYVGELQDWMAGILLWHRESRRYDESELSYPPTTARPVNGPTGLGTAAAHLGSFLRAGAPAPGAEAPVTRGATAPAI
- a CDS encoding 4-hydroxy-3-methylbut-2-enyl diphosphate reductase, translated to MGRVILAAPRGYCAGVERAVVTVEEALRRYGPPVYVRKQIVHNTFVVGDLTRRGAVFVDELDEVPDDALVIFSAHGVSPAVKEQARERGLRTIDATCPLVTKVHKEAVRFAEVGYEIVLIGHAEHEEVEGTIGEAPDHMHLVDPGRPDDLQLPKGTPVGWLSQTTLSVDETMTAVRRLRERFPDLVDPPSDDICYASQNRQEAVARIAPHCDLVVVVGSSNSSNSQRLVEVALGAGARTSYLVDQAGDADERWLDGVETVGVSSGASVPEHLVAELLDWLAERGYTDTESVTLTEETLTFSLPQELR
- a CDS encoding cytochrome P450 → MDDRLADHTGHIDPTGLPRLPFEREDPLEVPEMYRTLRTTRPVTRVRTQAGDLAWLVSGYEEARQAFADPRLGRSSPDPDRAARISDSVLIGGPSGAIETEKAEHDRMRRMLVPAFSARRMSALGPHVQELVDGLLDRMAELPPPVDLREELSLPLPVLVICELLGVPYGDRRYFRKLADAMTDLSDRRRAGAAKAELTGYTREILIGKRANPADDVFSDLATMDASDDEISSLAAGLLFAGHETTVNRIDYGVLLMLSNPSQRDALIADPSLTDGAVEEILRMAAPGNHGLPRYAHEDVTIGGVTIRRGEAVVIVTMSANRDERVFPEPDRFDIGRPLGDPQLSFGYAARYCIGASLARVELRSVFTGLFRRFPTLALAVPAGELVEREASLSGGFTRIPVTW
- a CDS encoding uridine kinase, which gives rise to MDVRPISPSLLVEELADRIASAPRESWVRVALDGAPAARPGELADALAGPLRLRGREVLRVSSTDFLRPASLRFEHGRTDPDAFYTDWLDAGALTREVLGPLEPGRSGKVLPTLWDSVVDRATRAPYVTLPEGGVLLLDGALLLGQGLPFDLAVHLSLSSGALARRTAEEWRWTLPAYTRYEEEAAPASVADVVVRVDDPRHPAVVTRR